One Caloenas nicobarica isolate bCalNic1 chromosome 31, bCalNic1.hap1, whole genome shotgun sequence genomic region harbors:
- the THBS3 gene encoding thrombospondin-3 isoform X1 → MGVPAAAGGPVLGALLALLLLGAAGAARHGLQVIDLLMVSEARQMASITHKIRMELLTVNDVYLLSTFRLPPKQGGTLFGLYSKKDNTKWLEVSVVGKINKVLVRYLREDNKLHSVNLQHAQVADGQSHSIIVRLSGLRGDMLSVELYVDCKQMDSSVGLPELSEIPLAEVESIEVRTGQKAYQRMQGFVESMKLILGGSMSRVGALSECPFQGDESIHSAVTSVLASILGEQTKALVTQLTLFNRVLTELREDIRDQVKEMSLIRNTIMECQVCGFHEHRSRCNPNPCFSGVDCMETYEYPGYRCGPCPPGLEGNGTHCADINECAHANPCFPGSKCINTAPGFRCEPCPRGYRGNTVSGVGADYARASKQVCTDIDECNDGNNGGCDPNSICTNTLGSYKCGPCKSGFVGNQTSGCIPQKSCSISTSNPCDINGVCVFERNGEISCACNVGWAGNGNVCGQDTDLDGYPDEPLPCIDNNKHCKQDNCRLTPNSGQEDADNDGIGDQCDDDADGDGIKNVEDNCRLFPNKDQQNSDTDSFGDACDNCPNVPNNDQRDTDSNGEGDACDNDIDGDGIPNMLDNCPKVPNPLQTDRDEDGVGDACDSCPEMSNPTQTDMDSDLVGDTCDTNEDSDGDGHQDTKDNCAEIPNSSQLDSDNDGLGDDCDNDDDNDGIPDYVAPGPDNCRLIPNPNQKDSDGNGVGDVCEEDFDNDTVVDQLDVCPESAEVTLTDFRAYQTVILDPEGDAQIDPNWVVLNQGMEIVQTMNSDPGLAVGYTAFNGVDFEGTFHVNTVTDDDYAGFIFSYQDSASFYVVMWKQTEQTYWQATPFRAVAEPGLQLKAVKSSTGPGEHLRNALWHTGHTPDHVRLLWKDPRNVGWRDKTSYRWQLAHRPQVGYIRVRLYEGPQLVADSGVIIDTTMRGGRLGVFCFSQENIIWSNLQYRCNDTIPTDFEPFRRFLLEGRE, encoded by the exons ATGGGGGTaccggcggccgcggggggcCCGGTGCTCGGTGCGCTGCTGGCGCTGCTCCTGCTGGGCGCCGCCGGGGCGGCTCGTCACGGGCTGCAAG TCATCGACCTGCTGATGGTGAGCGAGGCCCGGCAGATGGCCAGCATCACGCACAAGATCCGGATGGAGCTCCTGACCGTTAACGACGTTTACCTCCTCTCCACCTTCCGCCTGCCCCCCAAGCAGGGAGGGACCCTCTTTGGCCTCTACTCCAAGAAGGACAACACGAAGTGGCTGGAGGTCTCCGTGGTGGGGAAAATCAACAAAG TCCTGGTGCGTTACTTGCGGGAAGACAACAAGCTGCACTCAGTCAACCTGCAGCACGCGCAGGTGGCGGACGGGCAGAGCCACAGCATCATCGTGCGCCTGAGCGGGCTGCGCGGGGACATGCTGAGCGTGGAGCTCTACGTCGACTGCAAGCAGATGGACTCCAGCGTGGGGCTGCCTGAGCTGTCGGAGATCCCCCTGGCAGAGGTGGAGTCCATCGAGGTGCGCACGGGGCAGAAGGCGTACCAGAGGATGCAG GGGTTCGTGGAGTCGATGAAGCTGATCCTGGGAGGGTCCATGAGCCGCGTCGGGGCCCTGAGCGAGTGCCCTTTCCAAGGAGACGAGTCCATTCACAGCGCAG TGACAAGCGTGCTGGCCTCCATCCTGG GTGAGCAGACCAAGGCACTGGTCACGCAGCTGACACTCTTCAACCGGGTCCTGACCGAGCTGCGAGAAGACATTAGGGACCAG GTGAAGGAGATGTCTCTGATCCGCAACACCATCATGGAGTGCCAGGTCTGCG GCTTCCACGAGCATCGATCCCGCTGCAACCCCAACCCCTGCTTCAGCGGCGTGGACTGCATGGAGACGTACGAGTACCCCGGGTACCGCTGCGGGCCGTGCCCGCCGGGGCTGGAGGGCAACGGCACGCACTGCGCCGACATCAATGAG TGCGCTCATGCCAACCCCTGCTTCCCCGGCTCTAAGTGCATCAACACGGCCCCCGGTTTCCGCTGCGAGCCCTGTCCCCGCGGTTATCGGGGCAACACCGTCTCGGGTGTGGGGGCTGACTACGCGAGGGCCAGCAAGCAG GTTTGCACGGATATTGATGAATGCAATGACGGGAACAACGGGGGCTGCGACCCCAACTCCATCTGCACCAACACGCTG gGCTCCTACAAGTGTGGCCCGTGCAAGTCAGGGTTTGTGGGGAATCAAACATCCGGCTGCATCCCGCAGAAATCCTGCAGCATTTCCACCTCCAACCCCTGTGACATCAATGGTGTCTGCGTGTTTGAGAGGAACGGTGAAATTTCCTGTGCG TGCAACGTGGGCTGGGCTGGCAACGGCAACGTGTGTGGGCAAGACACAGATCTCGACGGCTACCCGGACGAGCCCCTGCCCTGCATCGACAATAACAAGCACTGCAAGCAG GACAACTGCCGTCTGACACCGAACTCGGGGCAGGAGGACGCTGACAATGACGGCATCGGGGACCAGTGTGACGATGATGCCGATGGTGATGGCATCAAGaatgtggag GACAACTGCCGGCTCTTCCCCAACAAGGACCAGCAGAACTCAGACACCGACTCCTTCGGGGACGCCTGTGACAACTGCCCCAACGTGCCCAATAACGACCAGCGGGACACGGACAGCAACGGCGAGGGGGACGCTTGCGATAATGACATCGATGGGGACG GGATTCCCAACATGCTGGATAACTGCCCCAAGGTGCCCAACCCTCTGCAGACGGACCGGGACGAGGATGGTGTTGGGGATGCCTGTGACAGTTGCCCTGAAATGAGCAACCCCACTCAG ACAGATATGGACAGTGACCTGGTAGGAGACACCTGTGACACCAACGAGGACAG TGACGGGGATGGGCATCAGGACACCAAGGACAACTGCGCCGAGATCCCCAACAGCTCCCAGCTGGACTCGGACAACGACGGGCTGGGGGATGACTGTGACAATGACGACGACAACGACGGCATCCCCGACTACGTGGCGCCTGGCCCAGACAACTGCCGCCTCATCCCAAACCCCAACCAGAAGGACTCGGATG GGAACGGCGTGGGTGACGTGTGCGAGGAGGACTTCGACAACGACACGGTGGTGGACCAGCTGGACGTGTGCCCCGAGAGCGCCGAGGTGACGCTGACCGACTTCCGCGCCTACCAGACCGTCATCCTCGACCCCGAGGGGGATGCCCAGATCGATCCCAACTGGGTTGTCCTCAACCAG GGCATGGAGATCGTGCAGACCATGAACAGTGACCCCGGGCTGGCTGTTG GCTACACGGCCTTCAACGGGGTGGACTTCGAGGGCACCTTCCACGTCAACACCGTCACTGATGATGACTACGCCGGCTTCATCTTCAGCTACCAGGACAGCGCCAGCTTCTACGTGGTGATGTGGAAGCAAACGGAGCAGACGTACTGGCAGGCCACCCCGTTCCGCGCCGTGGCCGAGCCGGGGCTGCAGCTCAAG GCAGTGAAGTCCTCGACGGGCCCTGGGGAGCACCTGCGCAACGCGCTGTGGCACACGGGCCACACGCCCGACCACGTCCGCCTGCTCTGGAAGGACCCGCGCAACGTGGGCTGGCGGGACAAGACGTCCTACCGCTGGCAGCTGGCCCACCGGCCCCAGGTGGGCTACATCAG GGTGCGGCTGTACGAGGGTCCGCAGCTGGTGGCTGATTCCGGGGTGATCATCGACACCACCATGCGCGGGGGGCGGCTGGGGGtcttctgcttctcccaggagaacatcatctggtccaacctgcAGTACCGCTGCAACG ACACGATCCCCACCGACTTCGAGCCCTTCCGCCGGTTCCTGCTGGAGGGACGCGAGTGA
- the THBS3 gene encoding thrombospondin-3 isoform X2, with protein MGVPAAAGGPVLGALLALLLLGAAGAARHGLQVIDLLMVSEARQMASITHKIRMELLTVNDVYLLSTFRLPPKQGGTLFGLYSKKDNTKWLEVSVVGKINKVLVRYLREDNKLHSVNLQHAQVADGQSHSIIVRLSGLRGDMLSVELYVDCKQMDSSVGLPELSEIPLAEVESIEVRTGQKAYQRMQGFVESMKLILGGSMSRVGALSECPFQGDESIHSAVTSVLASILGEQTKALVTQLTLFNRVLTELREDIRDQVKEMSLIRNTIMECQVCGFHEHRSRCNPNPCFSGVDCMETYEYPGYRCGPCPPGLEGNGTHCADINECAHANPCFPGSKCINTAPGFRCEPCPRGYRGNTVSGVGADYARASKQVCTDIDECNDGNNGGCDPNSICTNTLGSYKCGPCKSGFVGNQTSGCIPQKSCSISTSNPCDINGVCVFERNGEISCACNVGWAGNGNVCGQDTDLDGYPDEPLPCIDNNKHCKQDNCRLTPNSGQEDADNDGIGDQCDDDADGDGIKNVEDNCRLFPNKDQQNSDTDSFGDACDNCPNVPNNDQRDTDSNGEGDACDNDIDGDGIPNMLDNCPKVPNPLQTDRDEDGVGDACDSCPEMSNPTQTDMDSDLVGDTCDTNEDSDGDGHQDTKDNCAEIPNSSQLDSDNDGLGDDCDNDDDNDGIPDYVAPGPDNCRLIPNPNQKDSDGNGVGDVCEEDFDNDTVVDQLDVCPESAEVTLTDFRAYQTVILDPEGDAQIDPNWVVLNQGMEIVQTMNSDPGLAVGYTAFNGVDFEGTFHVNTVTDDDYAGFIFSYQDSASFYVVMWKQTEQTYWQATPFRAVAEPGLQLK; from the exons ATGGGGGTaccggcggccgcggggggcCCGGTGCTCGGTGCGCTGCTGGCGCTGCTCCTGCTGGGCGCCGCCGGGGCGGCTCGTCACGGGCTGCAAG TCATCGACCTGCTGATGGTGAGCGAGGCCCGGCAGATGGCCAGCATCACGCACAAGATCCGGATGGAGCTCCTGACCGTTAACGACGTTTACCTCCTCTCCACCTTCCGCCTGCCCCCCAAGCAGGGAGGGACCCTCTTTGGCCTCTACTCCAAGAAGGACAACACGAAGTGGCTGGAGGTCTCCGTGGTGGGGAAAATCAACAAAG TCCTGGTGCGTTACTTGCGGGAAGACAACAAGCTGCACTCAGTCAACCTGCAGCACGCGCAGGTGGCGGACGGGCAGAGCCACAGCATCATCGTGCGCCTGAGCGGGCTGCGCGGGGACATGCTGAGCGTGGAGCTCTACGTCGACTGCAAGCAGATGGACTCCAGCGTGGGGCTGCCTGAGCTGTCGGAGATCCCCCTGGCAGAGGTGGAGTCCATCGAGGTGCGCACGGGGCAGAAGGCGTACCAGAGGATGCAG GGGTTCGTGGAGTCGATGAAGCTGATCCTGGGAGGGTCCATGAGCCGCGTCGGGGCCCTGAGCGAGTGCCCTTTCCAAGGAGACGAGTCCATTCACAGCGCAG TGACAAGCGTGCTGGCCTCCATCCTGG GTGAGCAGACCAAGGCACTGGTCACGCAGCTGACACTCTTCAACCGGGTCCTGACCGAGCTGCGAGAAGACATTAGGGACCAG GTGAAGGAGATGTCTCTGATCCGCAACACCATCATGGAGTGCCAGGTCTGCG GCTTCCACGAGCATCGATCCCGCTGCAACCCCAACCCCTGCTTCAGCGGCGTGGACTGCATGGAGACGTACGAGTACCCCGGGTACCGCTGCGGGCCGTGCCCGCCGGGGCTGGAGGGCAACGGCACGCACTGCGCCGACATCAATGAG TGCGCTCATGCCAACCCCTGCTTCCCCGGCTCTAAGTGCATCAACACGGCCCCCGGTTTCCGCTGCGAGCCCTGTCCCCGCGGTTATCGGGGCAACACCGTCTCGGGTGTGGGGGCTGACTACGCGAGGGCCAGCAAGCAG GTTTGCACGGATATTGATGAATGCAATGACGGGAACAACGGGGGCTGCGACCCCAACTCCATCTGCACCAACACGCTG gGCTCCTACAAGTGTGGCCCGTGCAAGTCAGGGTTTGTGGGGAATCAAACATCCGGCTGCATCCCGCAGAAATCCTGCAGCATTTCCACCTCCAACCCCTGTGACATCAATGGTGTCTGCGTGTTTGAGAGGAACGGTGAAATTTCCTGTGCG TGCAACGTGGGCTGGGCTGGCAACGGCAACGTGTGTGGGCAAGACACAGATCTCGACGGCTACCCGGACGAGCCCCTGCCCTGCATCGACAATAACAAGCACTGCAAGCAG GACAACTGCCGTCTGACACCGAACTCGGGGCAGGAGGACGCTGACAATGACGGCATCGGGGACCAGTGTGACGATGATGCCGATGGTGATGGCATCAAGaatgtggag GACAACTGCCGGCTCTTCCCCAACAAGGACCAGCAGAACTCAGACACCGACTCCTTCGGGGACGCCTGTGACAACTGCCCCAACGTGCCCAATAACGACCAGCGGGACACGGACAGCAACGGCGAGGGGGACGCTTGCGATAATGACATCGATGGGGACG GGATTCCCAACATGCTGGATAACTGCCCCAAGGTGCCCAACCCTCTGCAGACGGACCGGGACGAGGATGGTGTTGGGGATGCCTGTGACAGTTGCCCTGAAATGAGCAACCCCACTCAG ACAGATATGGACAGTGACCTGGTAGGAGACACCTGTGACACCAACGAGGACAG TGACGGGGATGGGCATCAGGACACCAAGGACAACTGCGCCGAGATCCCCAACAGCTCCCAGCTGGACTCGGACAACGACGGGCTGGGGGATGACTGTGACAATGACGACGACAACGACGGCATCCCCGACTACGTGGCGCCTGGCCCAGACAACTGCCGCCTCATCCCAAACCCCAACCAGAAGGACTCGGATG GGAACGGCGTGGGTGACGTGTGCGAGGAGGACTTCGACAACGACACGGTGGTGGACCAGCTGGACGTGTGCCCCGAGAGCGCCGAGGTGACGCTGACCGACTTCCGCGCCTACCAGACCGTCATCCTCGACCCCGAGGGGGATGCCCAGATCGATCCCAACTGGGTTGTCCTCAACCAG GGCATGGAGATCGTGCAGACCATGAACAGTGACCCCGGGCTGGCTGTTG GCTACACGGCCTTCAACGGGGTGGACTTCGAGGGCACCTTCCACGTCAACACCGTCACTGATGATGACTACGCCGGCTTCATCTTCAGCTACCAGGACAGCGCCAGCTTCTACGTGGTGATGTGGAAGCAAACGGAGCAGACGTACTGGCAGGCCACCCCGTTCCGCGCCGTGGCCGAGCCGGGGCTGCAGCTCAAG TGA